The following proteins are encoded in a genomic region of Lachnospiraceae bacterium KM106-2:
- a CDS encoding NLP/P60 family protein yields the protein MKNYLIKLSICLVASMLFVTSANASTTTEDKTQATARASQYDDLAMGTASSLNIRESASTSAKIIGKLAKGAVGTVIEKKGGWVKLKSGSVTGYASAEYLAIGSEAEKLFDTYAKNTATVTATSLNVRKSASTSSSKIGSVAKGTKHVVLSQSKGFAKIKYNSTYGYISTDYVTIARAFTYATKVATSSKTTGQDVADYAVQFVGNPYKWGGTSLTNGADCSGFTQSVYKKFGITIPRTSKTQATAGTKISVSNRKAGDLLFYREDGVVNHVALYIGNNKIVHASSTRDGIKISNYNYRTVYTVRRFIN from the coding sequence ATGAAGAATTACTTGATTAAATTGTCCATATGTCTTGTTGCATCTATGCTATTTGTGACAAGTGCAAATGCGTCAACTACTACGGAAGATAAAACGCAAGCGACAGCAAGAGCGTCACAATACGATGATTTGGCCATGGGAACGGCTAGTTCATTGAACATCAGAGAAAGTGCATCTACAAGTGCAAAAATTATTGGAAAATTGGCGAAAGGTGCAGTTGGTACCGTCATTGAAAAAAAAGGCGGCTGGGTTAAATTAAAATCTGGAAGTGTGACTGGATATGCATCGGCAGAGTATTTAGCAATAGGTTCAGAGGCTGAAAAGCTATTTGATACTTATGCAAAGAATACAGCTACCGTAACTGCGACATCATTAAATGTTCGCAAAAGTGCATCTACATCATCATCTAAGATTGGCAGTGTCGCGAAGGGAACAAAACATGTAGTTCTCAGCCAATCAAAAGGATTTGCAAAAATTAAATACAACAGCACATATGGTTACATTAGTACAGATTATGTAACGATTGCCCGTGCCTTTACTTATGCGACTAAAGTTGCAACCAGTTCCAAAACAACGGGACAAGATGTCGCAGATTATGCAGTACAATTTGTAGGAAATCCATACAAATGGGGCGGAACAAGCTTAACAAATGGTGCAGATTGTTCCGGCTTTACACAGTCTGTGTATAAGAAGTTTGGAATTACAATTCCAAGAACATCAAAAACTCAGGCGACTGCAGGCACTAAGATTAGTGTAAGTAATCGAAAAGCTGGTGATCTATTATTTTATCGTGAAGATGGAGTAGTCAATCACGTAGCTTTGTATATTGGAAATAATAAAATAGTTCATGCAAGCAGTACAAGAGACGGAATAAAGATTTCGAATTATAATTATCGTACTGTATATACAGTCAGACGCTTTATTAACTAG
- a CDS encoding 6-pyruvoyl-tetrahydropterin synthase related domain — MRYYKYKFYLYASHSVDGVKENAHYHTFSFVLYINHEEEQFIAYKKVETLVNKFLEPLQKQYLNERLSEHTPATVEAIAAYLYTELSQLFTKEEIDLVRLDMNETPLRAYSVFKNRAMTYLLVFLMGIMLSSFLGLQSSQAASTIQIDGHYQDWSNIPHGILTYHSWNGEANHKAALFREGDHLYGHIKMHDIYGAQMQMNSMNIIVNGMTIQFGAHFATSDKQVDWSKDSIIYNMPVGITKDHLGIFNSGWPVYQMGTAAFTVTNNNHSTGDEYEFMIDLKVLEKITGIPIDAMSKFSLTAPNIGGGEIIVTGTSSGPYIGITIAMIASAGLVIWKRRKRSLA; from the coding sequence TTGAGATATTATAAGTACAAATTTTATTTATATGCTTCCCATAGTGTTGATGGAGTAAAGGAGAATGCGCATTATCATACATTCTCTTTTGTTTTGTACATTAATCATGAGGAGGAACAGTTTATCGCATATAAAAAAGTTGAGACATTAGTAAATAAGTTTTTAGAACCGCTTCAGAAGCAGTATTTAAATGAAAGATTATCAGAACATACACCAGCTACAGTAGAGGCCATAGCGGCTTATCTATACACGGAACTATCACAGCTATTTACAAAGGAGGAAATTGATTTAGTGAGATTAGATATGAATGAGACACCGCTTAGAGCCTATTCGGTATTTAAGAATCGTGCGATGACTTACTTGCTTGTATTCTTGATGGGGATTATGTTATCTTCCTTCCTAGGACTTCAAAGCAGCCAGGCGGCGAGTACAATCCAGATAGATGGTCATTATCAGGATTGGAGTAATATTCCCCACGGAATTTTAACCTATCACAGCTGGAATGGAGAAGCAAATCATAAAGCAGCTTTATTTAGAGAAGGAGATCACCTCTATGGGCATATCAAGATGCATGATATCTATGGTGCTCAAATGCAGATGAATTCAATGAATATTATTGTTAATGGAATGACAATTCAGTTTGGAGCTCACTTTGCAACGAGTGATAAACAAGTCGACTGGAGCAAGGATTCCATCATCTATAATATGCCAGTTGGAATTACGAAAGACCATTTAGGAATCTTTAATTCAGGATGGCCGGTTTATCAGATGGGAACCGCAGCATTTACTGTTACAAATAATAATCATTCCACAGGGGATGAATATGAATTTATGATCGATCTAAAGGTTTTAGAAAAGATTACAGGAATCCCAATTGATGCTATGAGTAAATTTTCATTAACCGCACCGAATATTGGTGGAGGCGAAATTATTGTTACTGGTACCTCAAGTGGACCTTATATTGGAATTACGATTGCCATGATCGCATCGGCCGGTTTAGTTATCTGGAAAAGAAGAAAGAGGAGCTTGGCATGA
- a CDS encoding uncharacterized conserved membrane protein → MNGLAIILFILWIYMLSVLKRGKLHFWFFFLGSVGMFLFLLIWVKPLVTDTLTHFMAYVTGLIGSLSHMFDGYYEYSILFIDRGKEAISLYIDYECSGIIEMMAFTALIWFFPLYQLYEKIVINIFGIFFIIASNVIRITIIVTLVYYKGDSIYYLAHTIVGRLVFYALSIGLYYYVFTKAHIVRQKVGSFSYETH, encoded by the coding sequence ATGAATGGGTTAGCAATTATACTTTTTATTCTATGGATCTATATGCTGAGTGTGTTAAAAAGGGGAAAACTTCATTTTTGGTTCTTCTTTTTAGGAAGTGTTGGAATGTTCTTATTTCTGCTTATTTGGGTAAAACCACTCGTGACGGATACATTAACTCACTTTATGGCATATGTGACAGGATTGATCGGTTCACTAAGTCATATGTTTGATGGCTATTATGAATACAGTATTTTATTTATTGATCGAGGGAAAGAAGCAATTTCACTGTATATTGATTATGAATGCTCCGGTATCATTGAGATGATGGCATTTACAGCCCTAATATGGTTTTTCCCACTCTATCAATTATATGAGAAGATCGTGATCAACATCTTCGGTATCTTTTTCATCATTGCGTCGAATGTGATCCGAATTACCATCATTGTAACGCTTGTCTACTACAAAGGAGATAGTATTTACTATCTGGCGCATACGATAGTAGGAAGATTGGTCTTTTATGCTCTGAGTATTGGTCTTTATTATTATGTATTTACGAAGGCTCATATTGTACGACAGAAAGTAGGAAGTTTTAGTTATGAGACTCATTGA